The window ACAATATTTCATATATGATTAAAAATATCGAGCAGTGGATGGAACCAAAGTATGTAAAAACTCCAGTTGCTTTAATGCCATCCAAAAGTTTTATCGTAAATGATCCTTATGGTACTGTTTTGATCATTGCACCATTCAATTATCCATTCCAGCTTATTATGGAACCACTCATAGGAGCTATTGTTGGAGGCAATTGTGCCGTTATTAAACCGTCTGAAGCAACACCACATACGTCTAAAATAGTAAAAAAAATTATTTCGGAAGCATATGACCCGAGATACATTCGTGTTGTAGAGGGAGAAAAAGAAGAAACTTCGCTGTTAATTCATGCACCTTTTGATTTTATTTTCTTTACGGGAAGCATTCAAGTAGGAAAGATAGTGATGAAAGCAGCTGCGGAAAGATTGACCCCAATTGCTTTAGAATTAGGAGGGAAAAGTCCGGCTATTGTAGACCATACTGCAAATTTAGCTGTTGCAGCTAAACGCATTGTGTGGGGGAAATTTGTTAATGCCGGACAAACATGTATAGCACCCGATTATGTATTAGTTGAGGAAAATGTAAAAGATAAGTTTATCGAACAGATGAAGAAAGCTATTGTTCAATTTTATGGTAAGAATTCGCAACAGAGTCCTGACCTTGGAAGAATAGTGAATGACAATCATTTTGATCGACTTATGCGAATTTTAGAAGCGGAGAGTAATCATATTATTTTTGGTGGTAAAACGGATAGAGATGATTTATTTATTGAACCAACGTTATTAGATGGGGTTGACTTTAATAGTCCATCAATGGCTGATGAATTGTTTGGACCACTGTTACCTATAATTGGTTACAAAGATTTACGTAGTATAATCCATCGAATTCGCCAATTACCAAAACCTTTGGCTGCTTATATGTTTAGCGAACACGAAAAAGCGCAGGCATTCTTTCTACAAGAGCTACCGTTTGGTGGTGGCTGTATAAATGACACAATCACTCATGCTGGTAGTCCCCATTTACCATTTGGTGGAGTAGGAAATTCCGGGATTCAATCTTATCATGGAGAAGCGAGTTTTACATTATTTACCCACCAAAAATCTATCGTAAAGAAAAATACTACGTTACCAATTAATATTGTTTTTCCACCGTATAAAAATAAGGTGAAGTTAGTAAGAGGCTTGCTAAAGTAATTTTAATGAAAATTAATTTATTCCATCATAACTTTTTAGAAAGTTATGATGGCTTTTTTTAAACTGTTTAAAATTAATGCTTAAATAAACATTTGCTTTGGAGACGCTTCGAAATATTCTAAATTAGGATTAAATGACTCGGATTATCCATATTTCATAGTAATGACATTGACAAACAGAGACTATTTTACTAATATTATATGTAATGTTGATACTAATTAATCATTTTCTTGGGGTGGGGGAAGCAGGATGAAGTCTGTATTTAACACGAACACCGATGAACTATTATATAAAGTTAAAACTGCAATTTTCAATGAGTCATTGGCGAGCGATATGGCACTTCAGGAAAAGCTAGACGATGCCTTTTTTAAGATGGAGCTTATGGATTATGCAGTGAATGAAACGATGATAATAGCTGTTACAAATAAGTCAGGACAAATATTATTCGTTAATAATCGCTTTAGTGATATTACAGGATATTCAAAGGAAGAATTAATAGGAAATACACATAAAATTATTAATTCGAAAACTCATCCAAGTTCTTTCTTTAAAGAAATGTGGTCAACCATTCTTAAAGGACACACATGGACAGGTGAAATCTGCAATAGACGCAAGAACGGTGAAATTTATTGGGTAAAAACTTACATAATACCTATTGAAACATATTCCAATGAAACTTACTTTCTAAGTATCCGTACTGATATTACACTAGAAAAAGAAAAGGAAATATTATTAAAATCCAAACTATTATCATCTTTTGAAACAGTAGTACACCACATAAACAATTTAGTCTTCAAAGTGGAAAAAGATAATGATAACAATTATGGTTTTTCATTATTGACAGGGAAAGTGGCCTCAGACTATTTAGCAAATAAAGGGCTACAAACTATTCAACCTAACAGTGATTTTATTAAGAATAAAATATTAAGTCCTATCTATAGTATAAATACATATTTTTCAGAAGAGATGACTGATCGATTATTATTTTATCTAAACAAAGTTAATATTGGTGAGGAAGTCTCCTATAATGAATGGTTAGGTGATAGATGTATACATATTACAATCTCTCCAATTGAACAAAATGGAATAATAAGTGGTGCGATTGGAATTGGCAATGATATAACGGAACTTGAATCCACGAGAACTAAACTTGCTGAGCTTGCGTATCGTGATCATTTGACAAATACCTATAACACCGCTGCGCTAGAAAGAGATATTGTACAAATGATAAACAATTACTCGCCTTTTAGTTTTGTGTATATTGATTTGGATCGTTTTAAAAACATTAATGATTCCTTAGGGCATGTTACCGGAGATTCCCTGTTAAAGTTAGTTGCGACGAGAATTAAAAATTTCTATAAACATGTAGGAGAGTTATATCGTATCGGCGGGGATGAATTTGTTGTGCTGATTGTGGAACAACAAAAAGATATTACGACGCTAGAAGACGCAAAGCTAGTAATACAAAAGATTGAAGAGCCATTTAGTATTGAAGAAATGGAAATACATATTTCTTGTTCAATCGGTATAGCTTGCTTTCCACTACATGGGTCCAATTATATGGAAATTCATCGTGCAGCTGACTTAGCATTAAATATTTCTAAGGAGTATGGCAAACGAAATGCTGTGCTATTCGATGTAAAACATATGGAAGGTTATGTCAACAAGGTGGGTTTAGAAAGTGATATCCGATCAGGGCTAGATAATAATGAGTTTTACCTCGTCTATCAGCCTAAAGTCAATTTGAAAAGTGAATCTATTCATGGCTATGAAGCATTAATTCGTTGGAATAAAAAAGGCAAAGAAATTATTCCTCCAAACGACTTCATACCTTTCGCAGAAGAAACTGGTCTCATTATATCAATTGGAAAGTACGTATTAGAAGAAGCTTGCAGACAAGGTGCAACGTGGATTCGACAAGGGATTCCTTTTCAAACTATTTCCGTCAATATAAGTCCCGTAGAGCTAGAGCAATATGACTTTTTAGCAAACCTGCATGCAATTTTAAAGAAAACGGGGTTACCTCCAGAGTATTTGGAAATTGAAATGACAGAAAATATATTAATGAAAAATATGGATAGATTATTGAAGCTATTATATGAATTAGAGAAACTTGGAATTAAGCTAGCAATGGATGATTTTGGTTCCGGTTTTTCTAATTTCCGATATTTAAGTGAGCTGCCGATTCATACATTAAAAATTGACCGTAGTCTCATGGACCGAGTGTTAATAGGCAGAGATGAAGTGATTGTATCCTCTATAATTAGGATAGGTCATAGTTTAGGACTAGAGGTAGTTGCAGAGGGAGTAGAAACTTTAGAGGTTATTAAGTTTTTGAAGAATCATGACTGTCACACTGTTCAAGGATATTACTACTCAAAACCTTTAGAAGCGCATCAAGTACCAAATTTTGTATTAAAAAATATATAAGACTCTGATAAGATAATAACAAGGAATTGAAGGAGGATATATCAATGACATTTACTTTTCATGCAAAAGAAACGGTTACATTATTAAAACAATTGGTGGAAATTCCAAGTCCGTCTGGTTATACAAAAGAGATCATGGACTTTATGGAGAATATTTTAAAGCAACTGCAAGTGGATTATATTCGGACAAATAAAGGTGCGTTAATCGCTACAATACAAGGAACAGATGAAACGAAGCATCGACTTTTAACTGCGCATACAGATACTTTAGGTGCGATGGTAAAAGAAGTTAAAGGAAGCGGTAGATTAAAACTTACTATGGTCGGTGGCTTTAATTGGAATGCAGTGGAAGGTGAATATTGTACTATTCATACAGCGGATGGTAAAAAAATTCGTGGTACTATTTTAATGCACCAAACAACTGTGCATGTATATAAAAACGCTAGTGCTTTACCTCGAGATGAACAAAATATCGAAGTCCGTATAGATGAAAAAGTATTAACTGCTGAAGATACACGCAAGTTAGGTGTAGAGGTGGGGGATTTTGTTTCATTCGATCCTCGATTCGAAGAAACTGAAAATGGTTTTATCAAATCCCGTCATCTTGACGATAAAGCGAGTACAGCATTACTACTTCAATTAATCAAAACAATTCAAGATACAAATGTCACTTTACCACATACAACACATTTCTATATTTCCAATAATGAGGAGATTGGATATGGGGGTAACTCAAACGTACCTGCAGAAACAGTAGAATATTTGGCTGTTGATATGGGTGCTATTGGAGACGGACAATCGTCGGATGAGTATACAGTGTCTATTTGTGCAAAAGATTCTTCTGGACCATATCATTATGAATTAACTCGTCAAATAGTAGAACTGGCTAAAAAAGAGAATATCGATTATAAATTAGATATTTATCCTTACTATGGATCAGATGCTTCGGCAGCTATTCGTGCTGGGTATGATGTGAAGCATGCTCTATTGGGACCAGGAATTGAAGCTTCTCACGCATATGAACGTACACATATTGATTCATTGGAAAACACAGCTAAACTTTTGTATAGCTATGTAAACACACAAATTTCTTAAGAATCGGGTAAAACCGATTCTTTTTTACTTGTTTTTTGCTCCCTAAATCCATATGATTAGTAAGTGAATAAGAAGGAGATATAACAGAATGGATATAAAATTACAAGATGAAATATTGAAGCGAAGAACTTTTGCAATTATTTCCCACCCGGATGCTGGTAAAACAACTATTACGGAAAAGCTTTTATTCTTTGGTGGAGCTATTCGTGATGCAGGTACAGTCAAAGGAAAAAAATCAGGGAAATTTGCAACATCTGACTGGATGGAAATCGAAAAGCAACGTGGAATTTCGGTAACATCCTCCGTTATGCAATTTGACTATAATAATTGTCGTATAAATATATTGGATACACCTGGACATCAGGATTTTAGTGAGGATACGTATCGTACATTGATGGCAGTTGATAGTGCAGTAATGATTGTCGATGCTGCCAAAGGTATTGAAGCACAAACGTTAAAACTATTTAAAGTTTGTCGTATGAGAGGCATTCCTATTTTTACTTTTATAAACAAACTTGACCGTCAAGGGAAAGAACCACTTGAACTAATGGAAGAGCTAGAAGAGGTTCTTGGCATTCAATCTTATGCAATGAACTGGCCAATTGGTATGGGTAAAGAGTTCTTAGGTATCTATGATCGTTATAATGGACGAATTGAGCAATTCCGTACAGAAGAATCGGAGAGATTTCTTCCTTTAGATGAAGAGGGAGAGCTTGCAGTCGATCATTCGATGAAAAAAACTTCCTACTACACTCAGGCCATAGAAGATATCATGTTGCTAAACGAAGCTGGGAATGATTTTGATAAGGAAAAAGTATTGAATGGAGATTTGACTCCAGTATTCTTCGGTAGTGCATTAACTAATTTCGGGGTACAAACATTTTTAGAAACGTATTTACAGTTTGCACCAACTCCTCAGCCTCGCATGACAGAAAAGGAAGAAGAAATCAATCCGTTAAACGAAGACTTCTCTGGTTTTATCTTTAAAATTCAAGCGAATATGAACCCAGCTCACCGTGACCGTATTGCATTTGTTCGTATCGTTTCCGGTAGGTTTGAGAGAGGCATGACGGTTACTTTAGCTCGTACAGGAAAAACGTTTAAAGTGACGCAGTCAACTCAGTTCTTAGCCGATGATCGTGAAACAGTTGAAACGGCAGTTGCAGGAGATATTATTGGACTTTACGATGTGGGGAATTATCAAATAGGAGACACGGTTGTCGGAGGCAAGAAAGCTTTTACTTATGAGAAACTTCCACAATTTACACCTGAACTATTTGTTAAAGTAACTGCTAAAAACGTATTGAAGTCGAAGCATTTCCACAAGGGAATTTTACAATTAGTACAAGAAGGAGCCATTCAGTACTATAAAACACTTCACACTGAGGAAATTATTTTAGGTGCTGTTGGACAGCTTCAATTTGAAGTGTTTGAGCATCGTATGAATAGTGAATATAATGTGGAGGTCCGAATGGAACCAATCGGATCTAAAGTAGCTCGATGGATTGAGAACGAAGAAGAAGTGAAGGAATCTATGACAGGACCACGTTCTATGCTTGTAAGAGATCGTTATGATAACTATGTATTCTTATTTGAAAATGAGTTCGCCACTCGTTGGTTCCAGGACAAATATGAGCACATTAAGCTTTATAATTTACTTTAATATCCAAGAGGTTGCCTATAAGGTGACCTCTTTCTATTTTTGAAGGAAAGCATTTGCGATTGAAGACTTCTAATAATAAAGATATTTCATCTATTCGAGTCAATTTAATAAAAAAGTAATTAGTAGTGAAATCTAAACAATGTTTATTTACGCTCCATGCGGGCCCTTTAAGCGGGCACGGCTTAATCTCCTCGTACCAACAGGATGTTGGTCGCAAAGGCGTTGCCACACGATGCACCTAATCTTTGTCCCCTGAATGCGTTCCTGCGGGGCTTTCAGCTCGTGTACCTGACGCTTCGCTTTCGATGCAGAAAACATTTGCTGTTCCCACTTGAGTCGATGCCTTGAGCTCCAATCAAATATAAGTAGATATTAATTAGAAATTGAGCAGTGCATTTATTAAAAAAATAATGATTTAAAAAAGCATACTTACAGTAAATTAATTCCTTTAATAGTGATTTCCTTTTCTGTAGCAATCTATAGGATGTGCGGCTGTGGCAAGTGCACATCCGGGTAGAGAGCATCTATATGGGAAAATCTCTATCCTCAATCCTATTTACTTACGTTGGATTGTCGATTACTTTCGATTACTTTGAATATACTTGCGCTTTGCTATATCTTACATGCGGTCAAAACAGACTTACTTGCTCTCAATATAGATTTACTTACGAAAAGGAATATTTATCCAGTATCAATCTATAGGATGTGCGTCTTCCAAGCCGCATGAGCGCGAAGAATGAGACTTCAAAAAGGATGAAGGGGCGTAGCGATCATCCTGAAGGCTCATGCGTAGCGTGCGGCAAGCGCACATCCGGGAAGAGAGCATTTATATGGGCAAATCTCTATTTTCTATACTATTTGCTCGCGATAACTTTGGTTCATAAAACTCATCTTAATAGATCAACACTGTCAATGCATTACACGTGATAAAAATTTGAACTCTTCTTCTGTAGAGCATATGATAGAAAGAGCAAATAAGAAGGTGGTCCCCCGTAAATGAAAATTAGTGATTTTTCGATAAAAAGACCCGTATTTACAACTGTTATTATGTTCTTAGTCATAATTCTAGGTGGGGTTTCATTTTTTAAAATACCTGTTACCTTAATACCAGATTTAAATCCTCCTATTGCAGTCGTTGTCACGAACTATCAAGGTGCAAGTCCAATTGAGGTAGATGAAAAAATTACGAAGCCTTTGGAATCCTCCTTGAGTACTTTACCAGGTATTGAATCTGTGAATAGTACATCACAAGAAGGGGCTAATTTCATCTTATTAGAATTCGATTGGTCTACAGATATGGATGCAATTCAGTTAGATGTCATGCAGCGCATCGATATTACACCTCTTCCTGATGGAGCAGACAAACCAAGATTCTTGAAGTTCGATCCTGCCCAATTCCCAGTCATCCAGCTATCATTGAATACGAAGGATTCAAAAACGGATATTCAGCAGATAGCGAAGCAATTAGAGAAAGAATTGTTAAGAACAGAAGGAGTCGCAAGTGTCAATGTATCCGGTTCTTTGGTGGAAGAAGTACAGATATTATTGGACCAAGAGAAATTAAAAAACAAAGGACTTACACAAACAGATATTGTACAAGT is drawn from Psychrobacillus sp. INOP01 and contains these coding sequences:
- a CDS encoding aldehyde dehydrogenase, coding for MKFTEQQLNHMLDEHQAYFYAGLTRPVAFRVEQLEILKTTIKKYEKEVIEALYKDLRKSEFEAYVTEIGLVYDNISYMIKNIEQWMEPKYVKTPVALMPSKSFIVNDPYGTVLIIAPFNYPFQLIMEPLIGAIVGGNCAVIKPSEATPHTSKIVKKIISEAYDPRYIRVVEGEKEETSLLIHAPFDFIFFTGSIQVGKIVMKAAAERLTPIALELGGKSPAIVDHTANLAVAAKRIVWGKFVNAGQTCIAPDYVLVEENVKDKFIEQMKKAIVQFYGKNSQQSPDLGRIVNDNHFDRLMRILEAESNHIIFGGKTDRDDLFIEPTLLDGVDFNSPSMADELFGPLLPIIGYKDLRSIIHRIRQLPKPLAAYMFSEHEKAQAFFLQELPFGGGCINDTITHAGSPHLPFGGVGNSGIQSYHGEASFTLFTHQKSIVKKNTTLPINIVFPPYKNKVKLVRGLLK
- a CDS encoding EAL domain-containing protein; translated protein: MKSVFNTNTDELLYKVKTAIFNESLASDMALQEKLDDAFFKMELMDYAVNETMIIAVTNKSGQILFVNNRFSDITGYSKEELIGNTHKIINSKTHPSSFFKEMWSTILKGHTWTGEICNRRKNGEIYWVKTYIIPIETYSNETYFLSIRTDITLEKEKEILLKSKLLSSFETVVHHINNLVFKVEKDNDNNYGFSLLTGKVASDYLANKGLQTIQPNSDFIKNKILSPIYSINTYFSEEMTDRLLFYLNKVNIGEEVSYNEWLGDRCIHITISPIEQNGIISGAIGIGNDITELESTRTKLAELAYRDHLTNTYNTAALERDIVQMINNYSPFSFVYIDLDRFKNINDSLGHVTGDSLLKLVATRIKNFYKHVGELYRIGGDEFVVLIVEQQKDITTLEDAKLVIQKIEEPFSIEEMEIHISCSIGIACFPLHGSNYMEIHRAADLALNISKEYGKRNAVLFDVKHMEGYVNKVGLESDIRSGLDNNEFYLVYQPKVNLKSESIHGYEALIRWNKKGKEIIPPNDFIPFAEETGLIISIGKYVLEEACRQGATWIRQGIPFQTISVNISPVELEQYDFLANLHAILKKTGLPPEYLEIEMTENILMKNMDRLLKLLYELEKLGIKLAMDDFGSGFSNFRYLSELPIHTLKIDRSLMDRVLIGRDEVIVSSIIRIGHSLGLEVVAEGVETLEVIKFLKNHDCHTVQGYYYSKPLEAHQVPNFVLKNI
- a CDS encoding M42 family metallopeptidase; this encodes MTFTFHAKETVTLLKQLVEIPSPSGYTKEIMDFMENILKQLQVDYIRTNKGALIATIQGTDETKHRLLTAHTDTLGAMVKEVKGSGRLKLTMVGGFNWNAVEGEYCTIHTADGKKIRGTILMHQTTVHVYKNASALPRDEQNIEVRIDEKVLTAEDTRKLGVEVGDFVSFDPRFEETENGFIKSRHLDDKASTALLLQLIKTIQDTNVTLPHTTHFYISNNEEIGYGGNSNVPAETVEYLAVDMGAIGDGQSSDEYTVSICAKDSSGPYHYELTRQIVELAKKENIDYKLDIYPYYGSDASAAIRAGYDVKHALLGPGIEASHAYERTHIDSLENTAKLLYSYVNTQIS
- a CDS encoding peptide chain release factor 3 codes for the protein MDIKLQDEILKRRTFAIISHPDAGKTTITEKLLFFGGAIRDAGTVKGKKSGKFATSDWMEIEKQRGISVTSSVMQFDYNNCRINILDTPGHQDFSEDTYRTLMAVDSAVMIVDAAKGIEAQTLKLFKVCRMRGIPIFTFINKLDRQGKEPLELMEELEEVLGIQSYAMNWPIGMGKEFLGIYDRYNGRIEQFRTEESERFLPLDEEGELAVDHSMKKTSYYTQAIEDIMLLNEAGNDFDKEKVLNGDLTPVFFGSALTNFGVQTFLETYLQFAPTPQPRMTEKEEEINPLNEDFSGFIFKIQANMNPAHRDRIAFVRIVSGRFERGMTVTLARTGKTFKVTQSTQFLADDRETVETAVAGDIIGLYDVGNYQIGDTVVGGKKAFTYEKLPQFTPELFVKVTAKNVLKSKHFHKGILQLVQEGAIQYYKTLHTEEIILGAVGQLQFEVFEHRMNSEYNVEVRMEPIGSKVARWIENEEEVKESMTGPRSMLVRDRYDNYVFLFENEFATRWFQDKYEHIKLYNLL